A region of the Mycoavidus sp. HKI genome:
ATGGCTAGCATCGCAATACCCCGCTTTATACTCAGGACATGAATTGATTGATTTACTTTCACTCGCCCAGCATCAGACTTATCCGGCCGCAGCGTTATATGTCGTTGCCACCCCCATCGGCAATACCGCTGACATTACATTACGTGCGCTCCATGTGCTCAAGCTGGTTGATCGCATAGCCGCAGAAGATACGCGTAACAGCACGCAATTGCTTGCTCGTTATGGCATCAGCAAACCGCTACTGGCCGCGCACCAGCATAATGAGCATGAATCCGCTGCACGGATTGTGGAGCACCTGCGCGCAGGTGAACGAGTTGCTTATATGTCCGATGCCGGCACCCCCGGCATTAGCGACCCAGGCGCAAAAATAGTGGATGCGGTTCGCGCAGCGGGCTTTGCCACGATACCCATTCCTGGCTGCAATGCCCTCGCGGCGGCCCTTAGCGTTACGGGTGAAGGCTTCAGCCACGGCGCTTCTAATGCAGCCGGAACCTTCACTTTTATTGGCTTTCTTCCTGCTAAGCCAAAACAACGTGCAGCACAACTCCGCTCACTTGTTCAACATCCTTATGCGATGGTCTTTTACGAAACACCGCATCGCATCTTAGAAACAGTCAGTGCGCTTTCGACGGTACTTGGTAGCGAACGACAGCTATTCATTGCCCGCGAAATAACAAAGTTACACGAAAATTTGTACCGCGGCACTCTAGCCGAAGGGCTAATCTGGCTACAGGAAGACAGCAACCGGCAGCGCGGAGAATTTGTATTAGTCGTAGAAGGCGCAGACCTCGTTCAGGAAAGCGATGCGAGCCAACACGATGAACTGTTACAGTTGCTGTTAACACATCTGCCGGTTAGCACCGCAGCAAGGCTTGCAGCCACGCTCACGCACGTCTCGCGTGACTCCCTTTACGCACGAGCACTCGATTTACAAGCGAAAAGCCGAGACGAAAACAGTTAAGCATATGAGCCGCTTAATTTCTGCATTGGATTTTGGCTATGACTGATATCCGCCAGAGTGGGGCTCACATACTCACCTGAGTTGGAGGTTGTTGCGCAACTCGCCAGCAAAATAGCGACAAAAAGCGCTGAGCCGTATCGAGTCAATCGGAATTTCTTTATCTCTGCACACATAGGTCGCCCCGCTCTAGTAGCTTCTGCAAATGAGTGATTTTCCGCCACGCATTTACCGCTAAAACCGTCAATTCATCACGCCCGCGCTATGCGCCTGCTCATCCGCATGGTAACTTGAACGCACCATCGCTCCCACCGCAGCATGCGTAAAGCCCATTTTGTACGCCTCTTCCTCATACATCTTGAACGTATCAGGATGAATATAATCACGTACCGGCAGATGATGCTCCGAAGGCTGCAAATACTGACCAAGCGTCAACATATCTACATTATGTGCACGCAAATCCCGCATAACCTGCAAGATCTCTTCTTCACGCTCCCCGAGCCCAACCATCAGCCCAGATTTAGTCGGAGTATTGGGATGCACAGCTTTAAATTCTTTTAGCAGATTCAGCGAATGTTGATAATCAGAGCCAGGCCGAGCCTCTTTATACAGACGTGGCACGGTTTCAAGATTGTGATTCATCACATCAGGCGGCGCTGCATTTAGGATGGAAAGCGCACGATCCAGCCGGCCTCTAAAATCTGGCGTCAGAATTTCGATGCGCGTTTGCGGGGAGAGCGCTCGTACCCGCTCAATACATGCAACAAAATGGGCCGCTCCACCATCACGTAAATCATCACGATCAACACTCGTAATCACGACGTATTTAAGTTTTAATGCAGCGATCGTCTTTGCCAGATTCTCTGGTTCATTTTGATCAAGCGGATCGGGGCGACCATGACCCACATCGCAAAAT
Encoded here:
- the rsmI gene encoding 16S rRNA (cytidine(1402)-2'-O)-methyltransferase codes for the protein MIDLLSLAQHQTYPAAALYVVATPIGNTADITLRALHVLKLVDRIAAEDTRNSTQLLARYGISKPLLAAHQHNEHESAARIVEHLRAGERVAYMSDAGTPGISDPGAKIVDAVRAAGFATIPIPGCNALAAALSVTGEGFSHGASNAAGTFTFIGFLPAKPKQRAAQLRSLVQHPYAMVFYETPHRILETVSALSTVLGSERQLFIAREITKLHENLYRGTLAEGLIWLQEDSNRQRGEFVLVVEGADLVQESDASQHDELLQLLLTHLPVSTAARLAATLTHVSRDSLYARALDLQAKSRDENS
- the lipA gene encoding lipoyl synthase, with translation MIENAPPFYNPAIKQKSQAKTARIPIKIVPAEKLKKPDWIRVKAATGSSNTRFYEIKQILREHQLHTVCEEASCPNIGECFGKGTATFMIMGDKCTRRCPFCDVGHGRPDPLDQNEPENLAKTIAALKLKYVVITSVDRDDLRDGGAAHFVACIERVRALSPQTRIEILTPDFRGRLDRALSILNAAPPDVMNHNLETVPRLYKEARPGSDYQHSLNLLKEFKAVHPNTPTKSGLMVGLGEREEEILQVMRDLRAHNVDMLTLGQYLQPSEHHLPVRDYIHPDTFKMYEEEAYKMGFTHAAVGAMVRSSYHADEQAHSAGVMN